CATCATCAGAGTAACTCAGAGATGAGTGGTTAGACGGATGAGAATCGgaactagagagtggatcaccactagcCGCTGAGTCTACAGGAATATGTGGAGATGGAGCAGGACCCAAGATATCATCCCCTTGTACTTTTAATATGTCTTGATGAATAAATATGTGGGGATTGTAGTATAGTACTCAGTGATATTAGATAGGTGTCTTGATTATCTGAAGGAGGATTCGAGGTAGAAACTGCAAACAAAAaaagagattcatcaaaagtaacatgtcaaaAAATATATATCCGCCCGGTTGAAATATGGAGGCAACAGtacccatgatgcaaattactataaccaaggacAACACATTATAGAGAGAGAAGGTTTAACTTGTATTTAGAGTAAGGTCATAGCCAATAACATGTGCAACCAAAGATACGAAAGATAGAGTAATCTAGAAGACgattataaagtctttccaaTGGACACTTATTTTTAAGTAGTGGAGTAGGTAAACATTTGATAAGGTAGACTATGGTTTGGACAGCaccatcccaaaatttaagtggaactgaGGCATGAttgagaagagctaaggcagtttcaaccacATGACAATATTTTCTCTCAGTAGATCCATTTTATTCAGGAGTGTGGagacaagagactcgatggagGATGCCATAGGAAGTAAGATGATGATGAAATGCTTGATACTCtccaccccaatcagaatgaaaggAGAATATTTTATGATCAAAATAACGCACAACATGCctttgaaaatgacaaaaaatatCGAAgagataatattttattttcataggaaaaatccaagtgaACTTGCTAAAGTTATCAATAAATATAACATAGTAAAGAAAACCTTGATTAGAAAGAATAAGAGCAAGACCACATACATCGGGGTGAATAATTTCCAAAGAAAAGCTAAAGTTATGAGTAGAGGATacaaaaggtaatttatgagattttgcttGCATACAAGCTTCAAATAAATGAGATGATGACGCTAAAGAAGTTGGTAAACCAAAATGATTAATAATGTCTTGAACAAGGTGTAGAGACAGATGACCAAGATGTGCATGCTAAGAGAATTTGTCCGTGCATTCTCCAACAAAGGTTTTGAGAGAGGTGGATTGAAGATGATAAAGAGCATTTTTTAGTGTCCCCTTGGAGTAGAATAGTTCCTGTCGTGGGATCTttcacaagacaatgatgaggataaaattcaaaaaatacattattatcaagagcaaattgaTCTACAAGAATTCTGACTTTTAGCGACGTATAGTACGGTCAACGTCGTAAAATATGACCTTTTGGCGATGCATTGAATGTTTTGCGTCGCTAAAAGATAGACCATTAGGAGGAAATTTTTCTACATTTATTTTGTATCATTTAGCGACGTATTAAATAATACACGTCGTCAAATGAAGACCTTTGGCGACACGCACATCACTCCACGTCGTTAAAAGATAACGAAAATTTTCCTTGGATCATTTGGCGACACGACATAGAAAACACGTCGCCAAATGTGACACTATAGCGACGCATTTTGCACTCAACGTCACTAATAATAGTGGAAATTTTTCCCATCTCAAATTGTGGTTATTTAGCGACGTAGATACATTAACTGTcgctaaaataaaatttgaaaaaaaattctaaaatttttataaattataaattaaaataaatataatttgaaaaggtattagaaagaaatttattaaataattattattttaataaattaactgCTCATATTctcttttaataaaattataaatcaaaataaataccaTTTAAAAACAAATCCaacaaattattaaataattaatattttaatttattttaataaattaactaTTGGTATTCTCTTTTAACAacattataaatcaaaataaatatcatttaaaaataaatcaaacaaattattaaataatttttattttattttattttaatgcaTTAAAACCCCATGCTTTTGAGATAGCATTGCGGATCCCATTCCGCACCCCTATTACCTCAAACCAAACGCCGACAAGTTGATCTCACAGGTAATCCGTCGCGGTGTTTCTATCGTAGCATAGGGTTTGCGACAGCTGCGCGGCCCTCCGACGATCGCGTAATGGCGTGGGGGCGACGAAACCGTGGGACTGGATGTAGCCTCCGCCGGCCTCCATGTCACCGAGCGCATCGGCAGGGACGTCGCCGGCCGCCTCGACCTCGAGGAGGCTATCGAAGCCTCGCTCTATGCTAGCCTCCCCCTACTCCACCCTCCCCAAAGAGGTACCTCGCTCTCTGTTGGGAATCGAATTGTTGCAGAGTGGTTGTTGATTCTGAATGAAGTTGATCACGATAAATATGATAATGTGCATCGAATTTTGAATTAGGAACTCCTGTTCTTATAGGAGAAAAGGAAATTTTGGAGAAGTATATTTTGGTTGCTTCTGTTAGAAAGGTATACACTTGGTTAGTGCTTTTTTACTTTCCAGATTTCCAATCATGGACTTCACTTCTGTCGAGTTGCAGTTTGTAGATTCACTGATATTACTACTATGACAATCCAGGTAAGACTAACACAAGAGGAATCACTTTTCTACTGTTAATAACAATTAGATTTTTTTACTATCCACACCTAGGCCTTTCTCATTGGTACACAACTGGAGCAGACCAGGATGGCATTGAAACTGATGTTTTTGATGATTGACCTTTTTTTTTAATCTGTCATTCGGCTAAGAAGGAAAGGAGTACTATCTTGAAAATGTTGGTTTTCCTATAAAATAAGTGCTCTTGCATTAATGAAAAAGAAACTCTTGATCCAAAAGTATTTGTTGTATGCATAAAATCCTATTTACAAATTATTTAAACTGACTTTTGGTTAATTTAGTGATCTTGGGCCGATGCTGGTTGTTTAATTTTTCCAATTAGATAAACTAGGAGGAAGATACTTGAATGGAAAATGACAATGAGTTATTCTGATCTCAGGAATGAAATTATCTGTAAATAAGATTGATTCAAACAACAAACTAAATCTATGACTCAACATACTTAAAACCCTTCTTGCATAGTGCATCTAAGTAGTTAACATAATGTTGAAGCGATATTTTTATCTACAAAGTACACATTTCTGTAATTATCAATATCTTTGATCCATTAATTTGTTCCTTCGATGGAGTCTTCGTGGAACATCTTCCTCTTTCTTTAGGGCTTTGCTCTCCGACCGACTATAAACTGAAAGTGATAGTTGGTTAATATAGTATATAAATATCCAACGAAGAAACATTAATGTTCAATTAAGACAATGATTTAGTAATATTAGTGTAGGACGAAAGAGATCTTCAAAAAGTGAATCTGGTATcctttattttgaaatatttttttaatgaagatatttttagTCTTCTCATGTTTCTGATAATGCTCAGATATGCTTGGAAATGCACAACTTTTCAGATTATTCTGTGTGAAGCTCTTTCTAGAGGTGGAGTTGCAGAAGCATGTTCTGTAGTAAAGAGGGTCGGTTCAAATATCTATACTGGAGTGGAGGGTCGCTTGTCTTTAGAGATTATTTATCTTCATCTTGAAATGGCTGCTTCAGTAAAATTTGTGTTCTCACCCCAATTGTTCTTTATTAAAGTTCAACTTTTCTGTTAATATTTGTATATCTATTAATTTTCTGTTTTACTTGTCTAGCAATGTATGAATATTCTACAAACAGGCCTCATCATACGTGCTAGAGCCCTTCTTGCTGCTTGTAAGGTTGAACCAAAGCCTGTATTAAGCACATATGATCAGCTTTTATCATATGGAGCTATTTTACCTTCGCCAAACCTGAAACTTCGCTGTCTGAGATCTGTTCTTGCTGTACTCTGTGAGTGGGTTGGGTCTGTATTTGCACATACATTAGGGACCACAGCTGTTGGCGCTTCTCCAATCCTTGGTGGATTACTCTTGTTACAACAGACAACAATCATCAACCAAGGAGCTCGAGATAAGATAACCAGTTTAGCAAATGGgtaagttttttgtttttttggaaGCAGTAGAATTACATTTATTCCAATCTTTTTATGTTAGTAGTTTATTTATTGTGACTTATAGTTGGTTAATAAAAACTTTCAAAGTGTCTATTGAAAAAGGTTAATAAACAAACCCCAGCGCACTTGTTTTTTAATATTAATCTATAGGGGTTTACTTGTTGTCGCTTAGGGTCTTAATAGAATGGACTTATTCTAGGATAGTACTTCAGAGAACTTTCCAGTATTGATGATATGTTTCTCTGAACTCCTTGTGCTCGACAGCCAAGGATAATAAAGGCTACACTTCACTAATTGCATATATCCCTTCTCCACTTGGCATTTGATGGAATCCATTTTACttgttttttcaaagtttttttatttttattaatcttCAACTTGTGATGATAGGCATACGGTCTCGTTATGTGAAGGGTTTAGGTCCATTACCTAAACTATCTGTAGTGGGTGGTTCTAGAGCCACAAACATCAGTTTAAAACATCATGATGATTATGGAAAATTTGCAACTATGCAGAAAACAATCGATGAACAGAATCTGACTATACGTGAGTAGCATCAAAAATTTGAAGCATTATTGCACCAACTTCAACAGGTCAATTCCTGGCTTCTCATTCCAGCCTCCACCAACATGCTATTCAATTCGACCTCCTCCACCACCTCCCTCGCCTCCATTATCGActatgtaattttttattttgcaaCATTATGTAATGCACATTTTACTACTCATGTTCTTTTGGATAATATTTGACTAGCtgtgttcatgttttaaaaatatttgactaATTAATAGTAAATTGCACTTTTATGATGTATTTTAGACACATAATGTTGTGACTGAATGAGCAATATATTTTATAATGTATAGATTGAGTCataaataattaagaaaaaaatatagtaaAAATACATTTCGCGACGCATTTCATGTGTCGTGACATGTTAGAACCTTTTCGCGACGCATAAAAGAAGGTGTCGCCAATATTAGTGTTGTGAAATGACATCACCTTTGGTGATGTCATTTGGCGACGTAATAAAAGGTGTCGCCAATACTTGCGTCGCGAAATGTTGTAACCTTTGGCGACGCGTACCTTAATGCGTCGCCAAAGATCATATTGACATTTGCATACGAACCAATTGCGACGCATGCTAGCGACGCATGTTTGCGTCGCAAAATGTTCTGCGACGCATTTTACGTACATATGGTGACGCTAAAATGCGTCGTTAAAAGTCCGAATTCTTGTAGCATGACGtacggaaagtaaatttttagtgatagaatgAACATGAAGAGTATTACGCATGTGAAAAGTACaaccacatgaatgaaaaaaaaGTGTTTTCAATGTAAGCAATTTGTAAACCTGAGCCATTGCCTATTTGTACCACGTCAGGTCCATGATAAGGCGAAGCGTCTGCAAGAATATCATACTCCGATGTAACATAATGAGTTGCTCTAGAATCCAGATGCCATCCTAGGGCTTCAAGAACGGGTGGTGTTGTATTAGGAGGGATGGAGAGTGAGAATGCTCTAGAATGAGATAATTGAGTACTAGATTGCTAAGATGACAGAGGgggtcgatttgatgatgcaGGTCCTCCTAAAAAATTTGAATCATatcttttataataattttgagcaTAATGACCATAGTTGAAGCAAATCTGACAATGTCCTTGACCTCGACCTTGACCTCAACCTTAGTCCCGACCTCGGCCTCTGAAACCTCCATTCTGATTTTGATGACCCTATTGGGGAGGAGACTGATTATGTTGATCAAGTTATGGAGCTTTGCTAATCATGTGTGCCGATAAAGACATAGAATTTGACATCCTTTGAGATTGTATTTGTAGAAGTCTTTCATGAGAGGataacatatcatgaagagtTTTGAGTGATACTTGATCCATGCGAGTCGTCACACTAGGAACAAAGCTATTATATTGAGGACCCAAGCTTGCAAGAACATGCATTAATAGTTCTGGATCAGAGATCAGATGTCTAATTGTAGCTAGGTTGTTGGTAATGGTCTTGACTGATTGCATATAATCACTGATAGAGGCATCTCTTCGTTCACTACAAAAAATACACTGTTCTAGGAcgaaatttgggatgaatttataaaaaaaaatcattgcaaaattttttgggacgaaaattttttgtCCCAAACCTCTTGTTGCCAACTTTTGGAATGAATATTTTGttgttgcaaatttggcaacgaatttaGGGACAAAATTGGCGACGAATAATATTTTTGTCCCtaaattcgttgccaaatttgcaacaaaaatattatTTGTTGCAATATCCTATACAATTTAGGAACGAATATTTCCTTTGTTGCAAACTTACAATGAGTTTAGGGACAAAATTGGTGATGAATTTATTTTTGTTGTCAATTTTATCCCtaatttggcaacaaaatttaGCAACGAAACAGATTTTCGTTGTCAATTTTCACCAAACCTTTGCAACGAATATTAATCTTGTTGCAAAATTCGcaacgaattttgcaacgaaaatactaatttaatttgGAACAAAGAATCATTCATCCCATATTTCATCCcagattctgggatgaatccacagattcatcccagattttgggacgaaatttggaacGAAAATGATTTTGTCGCGAAATTATCGATGCACAGTAATTACAATAAGTTTGTGATAAattattttcgttgccaaattcgtccctaaatcaaaaaaaaattccaacaaCAATTTATTTCTGCATCATACGTACATATatacaacaaattcaaataacacattatatacattcaacacatcctaattaataTTATCACATCCTATTTCACATACATctattaataaatcaaatcaaatcataatacaacaaattcaaaggttTCAACACAACAAATTCAAAAGTCTCAACAAGTTATACAAGATCATTCTTCTTCTAGCTACTCCAAAATAATATACAAGTTCCACACTCCAAAAGTTATACAAGTCTAACAATCCAAGAAGTTAAACaaggatttaaaattaaaaaaaaaaactaagatacaactcatctgttggagtgtatactaaaagcctagcttttgtataaacatttataagaatcacattggtcaagtgtctacatttatatataccaaatgtagatgttcaattaatttatattgtagataacatagtgtgtggtgtcacacacagaagatcgtgttatcggttctttataaattataaacagtagctcacgaccaagatggaaaggaacaaaccattggaaggtcgtagtgtaattaggtattagtttatcttaactatataattacactagtacacttggagtgtattgagtaggaccattagaggtcgtttctttttatactgactttataaaggaacaaagacctcagttattatggaagtgtgtgctcttaatcccaatataataacaaatacctatatttgatatttatttttttaaatttatcaatgggtgagatttagttcgataaatcaataagcccgataagttgagaaatgatatcacttatagtgtgtgttattgattatagaaggaaactatgtcctagtgatctaggttgataatgtccccaagaggaactcataaggattgtcatgttaaaccctgcaggtggacttagtccgacatgacaataaggttgaatggtattactcttggactaaaatattaattaagtgagttgtcagtaactcatttaattagtggtcattcgacatcttaaacacaaggagactaacacactcataataagaaggagcccaaaatgtaatttgagattggtgcagtagttcaataatagttctttagtggaatgaattattattgatgaaattaagttgtgtgttcggggcgaacatggaaagcttaatttcatcgggagaccaaaaccaattcctcctctcggtctctatcgtagcctcttgtgtatagagatttatacccaccacatacccacttcttacccaacttataggggtcggccaagccaagcttgaagctcaagcttagggccggccaagcctaaaggttgagccttaaggtggccggccaatagcttggagcccaagcttaggtggccggccacatcatattaaaaagggatttttattaaaattatttcttatgtcgatatcatggttttaaaagagagtttgaaatttaaatctttccttttataactttctacaaaagattaagaaaagatttgaaatctttccttatttatagattaaaaggtagattttaattttaagaaaactttctttttttaaccatgttcatgatttaaaagagattttaaaaattaaatatttcttttataaagcttctacaaaagattaagaaaagatttgatatcttttcttatttgtagattaaaagagactttaatttttagagataactttctttttatccacatgtttaaaagaaagattttaatttaaaaaatttcctttttacaaacctccatgaagggaaaaattattggagaaattttttataaaatttccggaagcaaataaggaagttttaatttgtgtttaaaattttatttgcttggagatttggttgtggccggccattataataatgaaaaggcaattgatttttaattaaaataaattttatttttcatggcaatagaattaaggaagtttttattaaattttcttatttgccaagaccaaggattataaaagagggggtagaggtgccttcaaggttaacggctctattcttttcttcctctctttttctctttggtgtggccggccctagaggttctccttctcctcttctcttcttctttagtgaccGGTTTcatcttctattggagctctttttgatggccggttctagctaggagaagaaggagagaaaggaggctttgtttctagcatcccttggagcttggtggtggtggtcggacctctatttctcttggagaattatggtggccgaatcttgcttggagaagaaggtggcttaggtggattctcatctcggtagatcgttgcccacacaacgtccgggataagaagaggaatacggtagaaaatcaagaggttatttgcttacaaagaaaggtatgactagtaattgttttccgcatcatactagttttctttgtgtagttatttttggaaatgccaaacacaagaggcatatgattctagagttttcagatttgtttcgaagttatgtttcttttcttttatttttcgaatttgtgattcgattgttctttttggtttaacctagagttatttaaggaaattaaatattagctttccttaaaaggctttgtctaggcggtggtggttgctcccatatccaagaaggtcatgtgcctcgccatgcagtcctggaagccaattttagaaattaatatttaatgaaattaataacataggtggatttgaatcaatagtgttaagttcggcttgtgattcaaatctaaaccattaagaacagataagttaaatttggaatcaatgatgttaagttccgtctgcgattcctaatttaatttctaaagaacacaataggttatttaaggaaaggttcgacacttgtacaaaaaaaatttgtacagtggaaccggtacgttttcctaggactaaccaacaattggtatcagagctagggtttgcctctgtgtgtttggttttcaaattaggttatgcacatgtcatacataatttaggcaggataatagtaggatgtgctaactttgtggttgcaggctccaactattatggcttataaatGTTGTGTgttattggacccttggacatgtcaagggcattatttctgtgtgtgcatgattgtatgtaactaatatagcaggagctgtattagccataggatttagaattttatttttgatctagattacatgtacattccttcatggaatataggatcaatatatgtaaaattctatttttgtcgtggatcagattcttgcgaggcgtggtacttttggagcaccagaggcgcagcggaataagaagcgagatcgatgcgacgactcgacctgatggcggtggctgaagatggcagcagctagggttggagcacaaggagaacagtgacagaaaaaggccataatagttggaaaattaatttccatgtttattgcttttatttactatgatgtgtgtgtatgcatgtgttatatgctaccataagttaaaattcctcattttaaataactaagtgggagagggattagtatataaatcccacggtctccattactggtttgtaagtgatgcaacaagcttgcatgttggctctgagtgtctccctccataacggatgagtttgtttgcggatcactagatcaaacttccttaatggatgcttataggaaattatttaggatgtgtgtgatcttctccaactgaaggggcacaattctatttaatggacttagtatcaaagtaatggtatacacttagatgcatctaatagtatcctccccaacggagtcactgctattatttgtgtgaccaaaaaggaaaccaactattaatttgttataaaactaggttgacaagataataaaattaatgggttaaaacccctcttacaaatgattgattttgtatacgtccacactaacgtggcatacaaaattaatggtgtttgagataattttatttgtcataaagttacgttgacaagatagttaatgggtaaaaccctcctcttacaaatgttgattttgtatacatccacactcacgtggcatgcaaaattcatggtgttttgaggtgttggtaaatttaaatagtattgttagagaaatcaatattattttaaatttagagttttgaccaaatatttgattaaagatagaccaactattaattttatttgtcataagttgacaagataataaaattaatggataaaatctccttatagaatttgtatacgtccacactatcgtggcatacaaaattcacggggattttgagatgttggttttgaccaaatatttttgtgattcttagaatttcaaatgttaatcaatcccctagttgttatactatagaatagacttagtagtcccaattgtaatgattgaaaaacttggacattaaggtagactgttctctcagaactgagaacaataacggtgtattttattagttgttgaaacatatttagtggtgttatctaccgatatctggtgtgtagatacatgaacctgatcatgtctgcaattcattacaggggttccaggaaacccgacaactatataaatcaccgtccacatgggcactactataaaagtagcagctgttgcagtaggagatgtttatcctctgataggaataaaatatggattttcagaaattatctttacgtactaagtttagaaagaacctgatttcagtttctaaactattaaagaatagatattgtgtctattttgataacaaatttgttatcgagaaaataggaaagatatatgttctggtatgttggttgacaatttataaatccaataactctcacgatgcaataaatggaaattaataacacatcttctaactttaagagaaagcaaccttcgaaaatgaaccaatcatatttttggcatccaaggctaggttatattaacttaagtaggattcaaaggataataaccaatgaactcttgggttcattggtagtggaaaacttttcaacctgtgagtcttacttggaagttaaaataaccaagaagtttttaaaTCTAAGGGGTTTAGAGCTAAAGATATgctgaaattggttcattctgatttgtgtagacctttgactatccaggcaagaggttgtttcgaatatttcatctcttttatggatgactattcaagataaggatacatttacttgacgcgccacaagtctaagtgctttgattagttctaagagtactaggctgatgaagagtaacgtcaaagtaaaagtatcaagacactacggtgaaattgtagtaacgagtacctcttaggagagtttaggaatcacTTATCAGAAATCGGGATttaatcctaactaactgcacctggtacaccccaatagaatggtgtagtagaaagaaggtataagactcttatggaataattagatcgatgatgagttattcagaaaattaccaaatttgttttaaggatatacactggaaacgaaagtgaacatagtaccttccaagtcaaaactctctactcatatagaattgatgaataggtgtaagcctattttgaagcatattcggattcgggtagtccagtacatatgttgaagagagacaatgataagttggacaggagttcacttgtttgtgggttatcctagataaatgaaagtaggtttatagtcttaaaaatcagaaggtcattgttagcatcaatgaccgattttagaagaggactatataatgaaccacaaacccataagtaaatttgttcttaagaaaataataaaggacgcgtctaatctagtaccaattggacaagatgaaatatcacaagaaactgcaacacgtatcacaaatgatgtacaattgtagaaagtgtctcgtcgtagtgggagggttgttaggaaacctaaaagattcatgttttgggagagtctttggacttgatccctggtggacatgaacctgatccccggacatatgacaaagcactccaagataaagatgcatcatctttgcaaagagcaatgaatacagaattagaatatatatattctaatagagtctgggagcttgtagaaccaccaaatagtataaaagtcattgggtgaaaataagtctacaataggaaaagagagatagataggaaggtggaaactttcaaagcaaggtttgttgaaaaaggaaactttttcactggtagccatgcttaagtctatccggattcttttatctatttggcaagtggatgtcaagacagctttccttaatggaagtcttgaagaaagaatccatataaagcaaccagtgaggtttattgcaaaaggcaaagaacatcttgtgtgcaagcttaatcagtctatggactgaagcatagcttcaaggtcttggacatctggtctaatgaagtaatccagacctatggatttattcagtatccagataagtcttgtgtatacaagtagtgtgatggaagcatggtggtatttcttgtactatacgtagatgacattttttggtagttggaaacaatatcaaagtgttgtcggaagtaagggtatggttgtccaaacaattcaatatgaaggacttgagagagtgcgcacatattctcgggatcaaagggatcacaagaaaagaatgttgtgtttatcccaagtttcatactatcctagctcgttttagcat
This window of the Zingiber officinale cultivar Zhangliang chromosome 3B, Zo_v1.1, whole genome shotgun sequence genome carries:
- the LOC122056370 gene encoding nuclear pore complex protein NUP155-like, which gives rise to MSPSASAGTSPAASTSRRLSKPRSMLASPYSTLPKEISNHGLHFCRVAVCRFTDITTMTIQIILCEALSRGGVAEACSVVKRVGSNIYTGVEGRLSLEIIYLHLEMAASVKFVFSPQLFFIKVQLFC